Genomic segment of Vibrio natriegens NBRC 15636 = ATCC 14048 = DSM 759:
ATCAACCTGAGTTAGAAGATCTCATACCAAATGTACCGCAATCACTACCCTTACCTGATATTCCGATCTATTTATTTACAAAAATCATTGAAAATTAAGTGATAAGCCAACGCCCACATCTTTTACGCTAGAGTATTTAGATAACTTAATTTTGTATTCCAGATTGGTGCAATGGCATGGATGTATAGCGTTGATTTTCTGATTTTTAAAATAATCCAGAGTCCCTTTCGATTGTTTTGGACTTGGCTGAATCAAGTGAAAGCCACCGATAACATCTATGATTCGATTATCGCCACAAACTTTTTTTGAATACTCAATAATATTACAAATACCGGAATGGGAGCAGCCCGTTATAATCACTAAGCCTTCAGGCGATTTATACACTAACGCCGAGTCATCTTTCACATAGTCATCGCCCAGAGAGCCATCTCGTTCACACCTTCCTACCGGGTCGATGTTCTCAAAGTCATTCGTTCTTTCGATTTCTCCTAAAAAAACGAT
This window contains:
- a CDS encoding MBL fold metallo-hydrolase → MELKVLVDNNTIIDRYFLAEPAVSYLITDENIKILFDVGYSDVFIQNAKKMAESLMDINYVVISHGHNDHTGGLVPLVKHYSEAKAEGKSYVNPIVVAHPDAFAYKEYSGDDIGSILDETRIGRYFGTKISKEPFWITDNIVFLGEIERTNDFENIDPVGRCERDGSLGDDYVKDDSALVYKSPEGLVIITGCSHSGICNIIEYSKKVCGDNRIIDVIGGFHLIQPSPKQSKGTLDYFKNQKINAIHPCHCTNLEYKIKLSKYSSVKDVGVGLSLNFQ